In Treponema sp. OMZ 798, the following proteins share a genomic window:
- a CDS encoding sugar nucleotide-binding protein, translating to MKKISVLVLGSTGMLGNAVTRYLSKNSLLNIIPTHRNDQYKLSCNSIKYDLLHDSLNILPRNIDYVINCIGVIKPFVFQNIETTIKINSLFPWELSRWANLNSCKIIHITTDCVYSGQKGKYVETDPHDALDIYGKSKSLGEICSEAMVLRTSIIGEEIHSYASLISWTKSQKGKSVDGYKTHHWNGLTTLEYAKCCEKIINGDLYQKGLYHIFASNDVTKYDLLHLFNNKYNLKLNICEAYPEKIDRTLRTNMNLCSRLEIPDVNEMIMEL from the coding sequence AATGCCGTAACTCGATACCTTTCTAAAAATTCCTTGTTGAATATAATACCGACACATCGAAATGATCAATATAAATTAAGTTGTAATTCAATTAAGTACGATCTTTTGCACGACAGCCTTAATATTCTTCCGCGAAATATAGATTATGTTATCAATTGCATAGGAGTGATAAAACCTTTTGTTTTCCAAAATATTGAAACAACAATCAAAATAAATTCTTTATTTCCATGGGAATTATCTCGGTGGGCAAATTTAAATAGTTGCAAAATAATACATATTACAACCGATTGTGTATATTCCGGTCAAAAAGGTAAATATGTTGAAACAGATCCCCATGATGCACTGGATATATATGGAAAATCAAAATCACTCGGCGAGATATGCTCGGAAGCAATGGTCCTGCGAACAAGTATTATAGGTGAAGAGATACATAGTTATGCAAGCTTAATTTCATGGACCAAATCACAAAAAGGTAAAAGTGTTGACGGTTATAAAACTCATCACTGGAACGGGTTGACCACTTTGGAATACGCTAAATGCTGTGAAAAAATAATAAACGGTGATTTATATCAAAAAGGATTGTATCATATTTTTGCTTCTAACGATGTTACAAAATATGATTTACTTCATCTCTTTAATAATAAGTATAATCTGAAATTAAATATTTGTGAAGCTTATCCTGAAAAAATAGACAGAACCCTTAGAACTAATATGAATTTATGTTCAAGATTGGAAATACCTGATGTGAATGAAATGATAATGGAGTTATGA